A window of Trichomycterus rosablanca isolate fTriRos1 chromosome 5, fTriRos1.hap1, whole genome shotgun sequence contains these coding sequences:
- the pprc1 gene encoding peroxisome proliferator-activated receptor gamma coactivator-related protein 1, which translates to MAARWGTGEEMLTACKMEYFSTSALEDVDLLQEGPCGLQHNGLDNGDAFGCLQSSILSIFDGSPTGLIKSGADDENEATLLTALTEILDNVDDENLSPFDTLPDVELLQGEKDNEHLSIDDDNADFPELIEGLDVSSELDWCLPISLEQDGETVSVTLSDLVKHMNPYTMTLCVEGEEQLLPEGGIILEVMDKGEHGEPILSIPDLSFPLSLSSAEGEQCVPESSPEKVEFEGKRAEATPSSEVSPVKENRDTDVNKQPKNESSKRLSSKRKKKRKTEAHPAEKRVLRSEASKKVEESGKEPEDEQKKMKNVSFSSACALNEVCQTANLSEDKAPEVQAPVASLSSSLTPHTTSDQAAVESKPSPVPEDKVSSGALPETPVEIDDSCKEEHSASQSSEPKTKSLSLQQYRLLRQQKKPTPLDKPESSTKWPTLPEAPKELPPIPYLPDPSPKDPRHAGPKQEPAPEIMPAWQPRGPGAPPTPEALLVPPASLLASRKPACSKPVSSIPPSKPAENVATSTSPSTLPTPQKLPTPTDVPLNTISKENHAAKPLPAESTVSLPVAATNAAPQNLPPAEMVKCLQNTPSVSKVTTAFFKNKEVSKPQNVSAPATVTTTTVQKIKAALNTLNAAMPLRKVLEQNVAVLVPELAKAIHTTNTNRPPVSSQRHVAPIAAQPFSSAPVQARIMKLAEQMRKASTQVVGKPKSPTEKLIESFTSEIGIEAADLASLLEQFEEAQPKKQSVLEVCGRAAAVGNSSVEQQAENNGFKKVASPDLASTAGLTPPATPPHQMWKPLAPVALLGKQAKSESAKPSPTKTIQIDPLPLPANKLQSKPQTCFTPGQVQPVALDHDYCFVPKEPTQNEMGNRWNAKQQPSIIIKSVVPPNNCKASQQSVSELPSITENSLLKNDKSQQSVCKSQSERQPQTSTGLVTPDASPDRLNSKRLQGYSERSPSPYNHKRGRSQRKYRTRLPSPSGSTSSSSRSRSPPRKRYRSRSTSRSPSRYDSRSWSRSSSRSSSPRQRRYSYSSSRSWSRSRSRSMSRSQSPARRPRHRDTHDSPSWRTSYCYESRCNNEENRKHKDKAIEERRVVYIGRIHGGMTRKELRERFSCFGEIEECTVHFREHGDNYGFVTYYNTRDAFNAIENGGRLRQLNELPFDLCFGGRRQFCKTSYADLDSNRDFDPLKARFDALDFDTLLKQAQKNLKR; encoded by the exons ATGGCGGCCCGCTGGGGGACAGGCGAGGAGATGTTAACAGCCTGTAAAATggaatatttctcaacatcagcaCTCGAAGAC GTGGATTTACTCCAGGAGGGTCCATGTGGTCTGCAGCACAATGGATTGGACAACGGTGATGCATTTGGCTGCTTGCAATCATCCATTCTATCCATCTTTGATGGTTCCCCAACTGGGCTG ATTAAAAGTGGTGCTGATGATGAAAATGAGGCAACACTGCTTACAGCTCTTACTGAAATACTTGATAATGTGGATGACGAGAACCTGTCTCCTTTTGACACGCTACCTGACGTGGAGCTTTTGCAGGGAGAGAAGGACAATGAGCACTTATCT ATTGATGATGACAATGCTGATTTCCCTGAGCTTATAGAAGGTTTGGATGTATCCTCTGAATTGGACTGGTGCCTTCCCATTTCTTTGGAGCAAGATGGAGAGACGGTGTCTGTTACTCTCAGTGATCTGGTCAAACACATGAACCCATACACCATGACTCTGTGTGTAGAGGGTGAGGAGCAGCTCCTGCCTGAAGGAGGAATCATTTTAGAAGTGATGGATAAGGGAGAACATGGAGAACCCATCCTGTCCATCCCAGATCTGAGCTTTCCCCTTTCTCTGTCTAGTGCAGAAGGGGAACAGTGTGTCCCAGAGAGCAGCCCAGAAAAGGTTGAGTTTGAAGGCAAACGAGCAGAGGCGACTCCTTCTTCTGAAGTGTCACCTGTCAAGGAAAACCGAGATACTGatgtaaacaaacaaccaaaaaatgAATCTTCTAAAAGATTATcctcaaaaagaaaaaagaaacgaAAAACTGAGGCCCACCCTGCTGAAAAAAGAGTTTTAAGAAGTGAGGCATCTAAAAAGGTTGAAGAATCTGGCAAGGAACCTGAGGATGAGCAGAAGAAGatgaaaaatgtttcattttcatCTGCCTGTGCTTTAAATGAAGTGTGTCAAACTGCTAATTTATCAGAGGACAAGGCGCCTGAGGTACAGGCCCCGGTGGCAAGTCTATCTTCCAGCCTGACACCTCACACCACATCTGATCAAGCTGCTGTTGAATCAAAACCATCGCCTGTACCAGAGGATAAAGTCTCATCAGGTGCATTACCTGAAACACCTGTAGAAATTGATGATTCTTGTAAAGAAGAGCATTCAGCCAGTCAGTCAAGTGAGCCTAAAACAAAATCACTTAGTTTACAACAGTACCGCCTTCTTCGCCAGCAGAAGAAACCGACTCCTCTTGATAAACCAGAGAGTAGCACTAAATGGCCTACGTTACCTGAAGCACCAAAGGAACTTCCTCCAATCCCCTACCTGCCTGACCCCAGCCCCAAAGACCCACGCCATGCTGGCCCCAAGCAGGAGCCTGCCCCTGAAATCATGCCAGCCTGGCAGCCAAGGGGTCCTGGAGCACCTCCAACTCCTGAAGCCTTGTTGGTTCCACCAGCATCCCTGTTGGCCTCTAGAAAACCTGCATGTTCTAAACCAGTTTCTTCTATTCCACCCTCTAAACCTGCAGAAAATGTAGCCACTTCCACAAGCCCCTCAACTTTGCCAACCCCTCAGAAACTACCTACTCCAACCGATGTGCCACTGAACACTATTTCCAAAGAAAATCATGCTGCTAAGCCTCTTCCAGCTGAAAGTACTGTATCACTGCCAGTGGCCGCTACAAATGCAGCTCCTCAGAACCTGCCCCCAGCTGAGATggtgaaatgtttacaaaatactCCTTCTGTGTCTAAGGTAACGACagccttttttaaaaataaggaGGTCTCAAAGCCTCAGAATGTATCCGCACCTGCCACTGTAACCACTACAACTGTTCAGAAAATTAAAGCtgctttaaatacattaaatgctGCTATGCCCCTGAGGAAAGTACTTGAACAGAATGTGGCAGTTTTGGTGCCTGAACTAGCAAAGGCCATCCATACAACTAATACAAACAGGCCTCCTGTAAGCTCCCAACGTCACGTTGCACCAATAGCTGCTCAGCCTTTTTCATCCGCTCCAGTTCAGGCCAGAATTATGAAGCTGGCAGAACAAATGAGAAAGGCATCTACTCAAGTTGTGGGTAAACCCAAGAGCCCCACGGAAAAGCTTATCGAGTCCTTTACCAGTGAAATTG GTATTGAAGCTGCTGATCTTGCCAGCCTTTTGGAGCAGTTCGAAGAGGCTCAGC CCAAGAAGCAGAGTGTGCTGGAGGTCTGTGGTAGAGCAGCTGCTGTAGGAAACTCCAG TGTGGAGCAGCAGGCAGAAAACAATGGTTTCAAGAAAGTTGCCAGTCCAGATTTGGCCAGCACTGCAG GTCTTACTCCACCTGCCACACCCCCTCATCAAATGTGGAAGCCCTTGGCACCAGTGGCATTATTAGGAAAACAGGCTAAGTCTGAATCAGCCAAACCATCTCCAACTAAAACCATTCAAATAGACCCACTGCCTTTACCTGCAAACAAGCTGCAAAGCAAGCCTCAGACTTGTTTTACCCCTGGACAGGTTCAGCCAGTTGCCCTTGACCACGATTACTGCTTTGTTCCCAAAGAACCCACCCAGAACGAAATGGGCAATCGCTGGAATGCCAAACAGCAACCTAGCATCATCATCAAGTCTGTTGTGCCGCCCAATAACTGCAAGGCATCCCAGCAGAGTGTCTCTGAGCTTCCTTCAATTACTGAAAACAGCCTTCTGAAAAATGATAAATCTCAGCAGTCTGTATGTAAGAGTCAGTCGGAGAGGCAGCCACAGACCAGTACAGGCTTGGTGACTCCAGATGCTTCTCCTGATAGACTGAATTCTAAAAGATTGCAAGGATACTCTGAACGCTCCCCCAGCCCATATAACCACAAGAGAGGTCGCTCTCAGAGAAAATACAGAACACGGTTACCTAGCCCATCTGGATCCACATCCAGCAGCTCCAGATCACGCTCACCACCCAGGAAAAG GTATAGATCCCGCAGTACTTCTAGGTCTCCTTCTCGATATGACTCTCGTTCATGGTCCCGCTCTAGCTCCCGGTCCTCCTCTCCTCGACAACGTCGATACTCCTATTCCAGCTCACGCTCCTGGAGTCGGAGCCGGTCACGATCTATGTCCCGTTCCCAGTCTCCTGCTCGCAGGCCTCGGCACCGGGACACACATGACAG TCCAAGCTGGAGAACCAGCTACTGCTATGAATCCAGATGTAATAACGaagaaaacagaaaacacaAGGACAAGGCAATT GAGGAGCGCAGAGTTGTTTACATTGGCCGTATTCATGGAGGCATGACTCGTAAGGAGCTGAGGGAGCGTTTCTCATGCTTTGGAGAGATTGAGGAATGCACAGTGCACTTTAGAGAGCATGG GGACAACTATGGCTTTGTCACATACTATAACACAAGGGATGCATTTAATGCAATTGAGAATGGAGGCAGACTGAGGCAACTGAATGAGCTACCATTTGATCTTTGCTTTGGAGGCAGGAGACAGTTCTGCAAGACTAGTTATGCTGATCTAG ATTCAAATCGAGATTTTGATCCTCTGAAGGCCAGGTTTGATGCACTAGACTTCGACACTTTACTTAAGCAAGCTCAGAAGAACCTAAAGCGGTAA